In the genome of Vicia villosa cultivar HV-30 ecotype Madison, WI linkage group LG7, Vvil1.0, whole genome shotgun sequence, one region contains:
- the LOC131618459 gene encoding annexin-like protein RJ4, protein MATLIAPSNHSPQEDAESLRKAFEGWGTDERTVITILGHRNSHQIQQIRRAYEEIYQEDLIKRLESELKGDFEKAVYRWILEPADRDAVLAHVALKSGKNYNVVVEIAAILSPEELFNVRRAYIKRYKHSLEEDLATHTSGHLRQLLVGLVTAFRYVGDDVNARLAQSEADILHEAVKEKKGSQEEAVRILTTRSKAQLIATFNRYRETHGTSITKKLLDEGSDDFQKALYTTIRSFNDHVKYYEKVVRDAVKKVGTDEDALTRVIVSRAQHDLKAISDVYHKRNSVPFEQVVAKETSGDYKKLLLTLLGQED, encoded by the exons ATGGCTACCCTCATTGCTCCTAGCAACCATTCTCCCCAAGAAGATGCTGAATCTCTAAGAAAGGCTTTTGAAG GTTGGGGTACTGATGAGAGAACAGTGATAACAATTCTTGGTCATAGAAATTCTCATCAGATTCAACAAATCAGAAGAGCTTATGAAGAGATTTACCAAGAGGATCTTATCAAACGTTTGGAGTCTGAACTCAAAGGAGACTTTGAG AAAGCTGTATACCGTTGGATCTTGGAACCGGCTGATCGTGATGCTGTTTTGGCCCATGTTGCTCTCAAGAGTGGTAAGAACTATAATGTGGTGGTTGAGATTGCTGCAATTCTCTCCCCGGAAGAGCTTTTTAATGTGAGACGCGCTTATATTAAGCGCTATAAGCACTCCTTGGAGGAGGATTTGGCTACTCATACCTCGGGCCATCTTCGCCAG CTTTTGGTGGGGTTGGTGACTGCATTTAGGTATGTTGGTGATGATGTGAATGCGAGATTGGCACAAAGTGAAGCTGATATTCTTCATGAGGCTgtgaaagaaaagaaaggaagccAGGAAGAAGCTGTTAGGATCTTGACTACAAGGAGTAAGGCTCAGCTGATTGCAACTTTCAACCGTTACAGAGAGACTCATGGTACTTCCATTACCAAG AAGCTGTTGGATGAAGGATCTGATGATTTTCAGAAGGCTTTATATACCACCATTCGATCCTTCAATGATCATGTTAAGTACTATGAGAAG GTGGTGAGAGATGCGGTGAAGAAGGTTGGAACCGATGAGGACGCACTCACCCGTGTGATTGTGAGTCGGGCTCAACATGATCTGAAAGCCATCTCAGATGTTTATCACAAGAGAAACAGTGTTCCTTTTGAGCAAGTTGTGGCTAAGGAAACCTCTGGGGATTACAAGAAGCTCCTTCTCACTCTTTTGGGCCAAGaagattga